A stretch of the Ciona intestinalis unplaced genomic scaffold, KH HT000083.2, whole genome shotgun sequence genome encodes the following:
- the LOC113475021 gene encoding uncharacterized protein LOC113475021 has protein sequence MTITCVRAFIFNWIARYGIPSDISSDQGPQFTSEFWKTFNQMMGIRIHRTTAFHPQANGLVERFHRHLKSALMARLTGPNWVDELPWVLLGIRTVPKEDIKASSAELLYGAPIAVPGDFLTPSQTVTPTEQFLPTIQETIRKLTIQPMTRHGKITPYLPPSLMNSDYVFIRRDQHRPPLTAPYDGPFKVTNKTDKTFTVDMGGREKVVTVDRLKPAHLDISRPIETAQPPRRGRPPKTNEQSAKTTPKPPLCKRPTRITRPPVRFGF, from the coding sequence ATGACCATCACGTGCGTCAgagcttttatttttaactggaTCGCGCGATATGGAATTCCTTCCGATATATCATCGGACCAGGGTCCACAGTTTACGTCAGAGTTTTGGAAAACTTTTAATCAGATGATGGGCATAAGGATTCACCGCACCACTGCCTTTCATCCTCAAGCAAATGGTTTGGTTGAACGATTTCACCGTCACTTGAAGAGTGCACTTATGGCCCGCCTCACTGGGCCCAATTGGGTAGATGAACTCCCTTGGGTGTTACTGGGGATCCGAACCGTCCCAAAGGAGGATATCAAGGCATCATCTGCCGAGCTGCTGTACGGAGCACCGATCGCTGTTCCGGGTGATTTTTTAACTCCATCACAAACAGTTACACCAACAGAACAATTTCTTCCCACGATTCAAGAAACAATACGAAAACTGACTATACAACCAATGACTCGTCACGGCAAAATAACACCATATTTACCTCCAAGTCTCATGAACTCAGACTATGTATTTATACGAAGAGACCAGCATCGACCACCGCTCACCGCGCCCTATGATGGCCCGTTTAAGGTAACGAACAAAACGGACAAGACGTTCACTGTGGACATGGGTGGTCGAGAAAAAGTGGTAACAGTGGATCGACTAAAACCAGCACACCTCGACATTTCCAGGCCAATTGAGACTGCACAACCTCCGCGCCGTGGGAGACCACCAAAAACGAATGAACAGTCAGCAAAGACGACTCCGAAACCTCCATTATGTAAACGCCCAACACGTATTACACGCCCTCCTGTtcgttttggtttttaa
- the LOC113475022 gene encoding pumilio homolog 2-like: protein MTDVFGNYVIQKFFEFGSLEHKLALANCIHGHVLPLALQMYGCRVIQKALECIPQEQQVEIVKELDGHLLKCVKDQNGNHVVQKCIECVPPAQLQFIVDGFKGQVRL from the exons ATGACTGATGTATTTGGAAACTATGTGATACAGAAGTTCTTTGAGTTTGGTTCCCTG GAGCATAAACTTGCACTTGCAAACTGCATTCATGGTCATGTCCTTCCTCTTGCTTTGCAAATGTATGGATGCCGTGTAATACAAAAGGCATTGGAATGTATACCACAAGAACAACAG gTGGAAATAGTGAAGGAGTTAGACGGACACTTGCTCAAATGTGTGAAAGATCAGAATGGTAATCATGTTGTACAGAAATGCATTGAATGTGTTCCTCCTGCCCAACTACAGTTTATAGTAGATGGTTTCAAAGGCCAGGTAAGATTGTAA
- the LOC108950267 gene encoding pumilio homolog 1-like, translating to MAAMQQSNLNQAMAMAAAYPMIPSAYYDQTGALIINNSRTGGPVRLFAPGPMFMNGSQHPLMAPPIAGANGSMFRYNQASQQQAGILIHTPSKSPIINTTSFTATAVHPAEVRTCHPTRKAACI from the exons ATGGCTGCAATGCAACAGAGTAATTTAAACCAAGCAATGGCAATGGCAG CTGCCTACCCCATGATCCCATCTGCCTACTACGACCAAACTGGAGCATTgataattaacaacagtagAACTGGTGGTCCTGTCCGTCTATTTGCACCAGGCCCTATGTTTATGAATGGATCGCAACACC CATTAATGGCACCTCCAATTGCTGGGGCCAATGGTTCAATGTTCAGATACAACCAAGCTTCGCAACAGCAAGCAGGTATTCTAATTCATACACCATCAAAATCACCAATAATTAACACAACTTCATTCACAGCTACGGCT GTTCATCCAGCAGAAGTTAGAACGTGCCACCCCACAAGAAAAGCAGCTtgtatttaa